The region TTTTTTAACTGTGTTTCGAAAATCTCTTCAACTTTTGTCATATTTGACAAATCGTAACCAGGAAATTTAGTGGCTAGGTAGTATCTTTCTCTAGGGTATTGACTTAAGATTTTACCCATTATAATTTCTGAATTTCCATCATGGTATCCCCATGCAGTATCAAAGTAATTTATTCCTTTTGAAATTGCATAATCAATCATTTCTAGAGTTTTCTTTTCATCAATCCTGCTATAATTTCCATTAATAATAGGTAGACGCATTGCACCAAAACCAAGGGCCGACAACTTTTTGTCTTTAAATTCTTTGTAGATCATCTTTTCCTCCTTTTTCATAATTATAAATTCAGAAACTTAATAAACTATTATTTTATTTGAACTTTTGATACTTTGTACTAACACAGAGGGCTTCCCCTTAGTCTCAATATAAAATCAATAATAAGTATAATTTTATATCAATCTGGGTGCAGTTTATTGGATATTTTCTTCTAACCATTTTTTGATTTTGGAATCAAGATCCAAACCACCAGAATAGTGAATAGCTAGTCCACTACCAACTCTTGCATTAGGAACAAGTTTAGTTATATCAGATACACTTCTGCCTAATCCACCACCTCCGTGACTGCAGAATGGCAAGATAGTTTTTCCAGAAAAATCATATTCTTCAAGAAAAGAAACAATAGGCATGGGGATTGTTCCCCACCAATTTGGATAGCCAAGTATAATAATATTGTATTCCTCCATATTTTCTACATGTGTAACAAGTTTAGGCCTTACTCGATCTTTTTGTTCTCTTTTTGCTTCTTTTAGAACTGTCTGGTAGTTACTAGAATAAGGTTTAGCACATTTTATCTCAAAAAGGTCTCCTTTAATTTGAGCTTGAATTTTTTGAGCTATTATTTTGGTGTTTCCATCCCAAGAAAAATATGCAATCAAAATCTTTTTATTTTCTTCTTCCACAATTTTCACCTTCCTGTCTTTTTATACAATTACAGGCTTTAATTTTCTGAACCTTCCACCTCAGATTTAACTTTTTTGGAAAATTGAATCATTTTGGTTCGGTCAAGTATTACCATAATAGAAGGAATAAGGACTAGCTGCAGGATAATTCCAGGTATAGCATTTAAAAATGCTCCCGCTATAAACATCTTCCATGTAAAAATGTTTCCTCTTATTCCTAAAATTACCATCATAACGAGACCCCAAACTATTCTTCCAGATATCATAGCACCTATCATAGAACGATAAACAGAAGCTACAGATTTTTTATTAGATCTTTGGTATAAAAATCCAATCACTACTCCATAAGTAGCAAGTTCAAACGCCATAGCAATAGCCGTTGGAAACATAGGAGGCATCCCAAAAATAACCGAACGAAGAGGTGGCAGAATAAAGCCTATAAATAATCCATATTTCCATCCGCAAATTAATCCACACAAAAGAACAGGGATATGCATAGGAAGTAACATAGTACCTATTTGTTGAATCTGACCTGTTAAAAATGGTAAAATAAGTCCTAAAGCAATAAACACAGCAGATAAATTAAAATTTATAAGTTCTTTTCTTTTCACGTTAATATCTCCTAGCTTGGATTTTATTTAAATTATAATTACAAACACATTTTAAAGATTTCCTCAATATCTTTTTGTCCTAAGGGCTTAAAGCCTTTTATAATTTTGCCTCCACATGCTCTTTTTGCCATAAA is a window of Defluviitoga tunisiensis DNA encoding:
- a CDS encoding flavodoxin gives rise to the protein MEEENKKILIAYFSWDGNTKIIAQKIQAQIKGDLFEIKCAKPYSSNYQTVLKEAKREQKDRVRPKLVTHVENMEEYNIIILGYPNWWGTIPMPIVSFLEEYDFSGKTILPFCSHGGGGLGRSVSDITKLVPNARVGSGLAIHYSGGLDLDSKIKKWLEENIQ
- a CDS encoding ECF transporter S component, with translation MKRKELINFNLSAVFIALGLILPFLTGQIQQIGTMLLPMHIPVLLCGLICGWKYGLFIGFILPPLRSVIFGMPPMFPTAIAMAFELATYGVVIGFLYQRSNKKSVASVYRSMIGAMISGRIVWGLVMMVILGIRGNIFTWKMFIAGAFLNAIPGIILQLVLIPSIMVILDRTKMIQFSKKVKSEVEGSEN